In Pseudosulfitobacter pseudonitzschiae, the sequence ATCAAGGTTATCAGCATCGAAGACATCCGGTGGGGCCGGCGCGACATCAAGACGGTGCAACTGCTTTACCCGTCGATGGGCAAGATGATGGCCAAGGCCGCTGGCGTTGATGACGCATGGATGGTGAAAGAGGGATATGTGACCGAAGGCACCAGCAACAACGCTTATATCGTCAAAGGCGGCAAGATCATCACCCGCCCCAAGACCAACGATATTCTGCACGGGATCACCCGTGCCGCCGTTCTGCGATTTGCCGAAGAGGCGCAGATGACCGTGGAAGAGCGCAACTTTACCATCGAAGAGGCGCAGGATGCCGATGAGGCATTCATCACCTCGGCAAGCGCCTTTGTTATGCCCGTGGTCGAGATCGACGGTGCGCAAATTGGTGACGGCAAGCCCGGTTCGGTCGCGCCACGCCTGCGCGAAATCTATCTGGAAGAAAGCCGCAAGGTCGCGATCTAAAGGTCAGCTTCCGCCCGGTTGCCATCCGACCCTTCGGGGAGAGTTTATTTGGCAAGATGAAAACACATCGTCGCGGCGCAGGCGTATGTGGTCCAAATAATTTTCCCTGACAGGGCGGGTTGCCTATATCAGGGCGCTTGGGCGCGCTTTGATCGCCTCGTACCAGCGCAGCATGTTCGGCGTATCTTCTGTTACGCCCATTTTGATGACGCGAGCAAAGTCGCTGAACACAAAGGCCGAGATATCGGCAAAGGTAAACATGTCACCGGCCAGATAGGCGCTGTTGTCCAGCCGCTGTTCCAGCATCTCTTTGAACAGAGTCACCCGCACCCGTCCGCGTTCTGCCAGTTGCGGGATTTGCTTGAAGTTTGCAGGCCCCGGAATGGCGCGGTCTTTTAAATGCGGGTTTGTGTTGCGCAACACTTCTGCCACGGCTGTGGCCCCCTGACTTTCGCAGATGGCGTTCCATTGCAGGATTTCCGCGCGTTCGTCGGGTGTCGTGCCGATCAGCGGCGGTTCTGGGTGCATGTCTTCAAGGTACATCGCAATTGCGAGGTTTTCGGTCAGCGTGGTACCCGCATTGGTGATCAACACCGGCAGGGTGGCGCGCGGATTAACCTTGCGGAACGCGTCGCCCAGTTGTTCGTCCTTGGCGATCGAAATGTCGTGGGTTTCGGGCGTCAGCCCCTTCTCTGCCAGAAACATCCGCGCGCGGCGCGGGCTGGGGGCGGTGGAACAGTCGTAAAAGATCATGGCTCAGCCCTCGCGGTTGATGGTTTCGACGCCGTTGTGCACCAGACGCGTCGACCACGGGATCGGGTTGCGTAGTGCAAAGTGGGCCATGCAGGCGCCCTCGGCCTCGTCCAGCAACTCCTGAATGCGTTCCCGCGGTTCCGGGCTGTCGATAAGCACGTGGGTCTCGACCATCTCGGTCTCGCCTTCGGTGGTATGGCCCATGTCGCGCATGGTGCCGAGGTTGGTTTTGAACCGCACGCGCTGTTCCAGACGCAGCGATGTGATCTGGATATTGCGGGCGGTGTAGATGTCGGTGAGATGGGTCATCAGGCAAAAGCCGATGCCCGCGCAGAAATAAGCCAGCGGCGGCGGTGCTGTATCATCGCCCACCGGTGTCTGTTCGTCACAATATAGCTGCAGCGGCGAAAATCCGGGGATGTTCACTTGCACCGTGCCGGTTTTCTTCTGGCGACCTGTGGCTTCGGCCACAAGGTTCACTTCGAAATACAACGGTTCGGGTGGGTGGCCCTTTTTGAACGGGCTGGGGGTGTATTGAGTGGTTTGCGGCTGCGCATCGGCGCGGTTGCCCACGTGGTATTGGTTTGTTTCGGTCATCTGTGTCCTCCCCGACAGTGCGGGAAGGGTGTCTTGATGCAGGGCGCTTGTCCAGTCACGATGGCGCAGGCCGTTGCGACGGAAACCGTCTCAGGATTTGTCGGTAACGTTGCGGGCAAAGGCCTGTTTGAAATCGGCCTGCTGGGCGCTGGAGGCGTCGGACTGGAAGTTGGCTTTCCAGTCGTCCATCGTCATACCGTAAAACGCCTCGCGGCCTTCGTCCTTAGTCATGTCGATGCCTCGTTCGTTTGCGGCCTCTTGATACCAGCGCGACAGGCAATTGCGGCAGAAACCGGCCAGATTCATCATGTCGATATTCTGTACGTCGGTGCGGTTTTGCATCAGATGTTGCTGCAAACGGCGAAACGCTGCGGCTTCAAGTTCGATGCGGGTTTGTTCGTCCATGGGGCGGTGTCCTCTGTGGTCTGCTATTTGCACAATTGGACCCATTGTCGGTCGCTTCAACGTAAGGCGCAAGCAGCCGTGCGGGTATCGCGGGGGATTTGACGGTAAGCACGCCCCGATTTTAGCGCGGTGACGTTCATAACGTCGTCATTCTTTGCTTCTAGGTGCAGGTCAGTTGTTATTGCGCCCAAACTGGGCAATAACGGTTGAAATGGCCTGCGGTTACCGCATGAACACTCTGAGAGAAAAGGTTAGCGCTAAATGAGACGTAATCGGAACGTAAAGATTGTCGCCACACTTGGCCCTGCCTCTGACAACTATGAAATGATCCGGGCCCTGCACGAAGCTGGCGCGGACGTGTTCCGTCTGAACATGAGCCACGGCAGCCACGATGAAATTGCGGTCAAGCACAAGATCATCCGGCAGGTCGAAGAAGACCTTGGCAGCACCATCGGAATTCTGGCCGACCTTCAGGGGCCAAAGCTGCGCGTGGGCGTGTTCTCGGGTGACAGCGAGATGCTGGAGGAGGGCGCGTCCTTCCGGCTGGATCTGGACAAGGCCGAGGGCAATGCGGCCCGCGTGTGCCTGCCCCACCCCGAGATTTTCGCCGCCCTGAAACCCGGCGCATCACTGCTGGTCAATGATGGTAAAATCCGCCTGCGGGTTGAAGACTGTGGTGACGATTTTGCCAATTGTACGGTGATTGCGGGGGGCGTGATTTCAAACCGCAAGGGTGTGAACGTGCCTGATGTGGAACTTCCCCTTGCCGCGCTGAGTGAAAAGGATCGCGCCGATCTGGAATTTGTCTGTGATCTGGGTGTCGACTGGCTGGCGCTTAGCTTTGTGCAGCGCGCGGGCGATGTGGAAGAGGCGCGTGCACTGGCCAAGGGCCGTGCGGCGATCCTGTCGAAAATCGAAAAACCCAGTGCCGTCGAGCGGTTCAATGAAATTCTGGCGGTCAGCGATGGCATCATGGTTGCGCGTGGCGATCTGGGGGTGGAGCTGCCCGTACAGAACGTGCCGCCGATCCAGAAACGATTGGTGCGCAAGTGTCGCAGCGCCGCCAAGCCGGTGATCGTGGCTACGCAGATGCTGGAAAGCATGATTGAAAGCCCGATGCCGACCCGTGCCGAAGTGTCGGACGTGGCCACCGCGATCTATGAAGGTGCAGATGCCGTGATGCTGAGCGCCGAAAGTGCGGCGGGCAGCTATCCGGTCGAGGCGGTGCGTACGATGGACAACGTCGCCACCGAGGTCGAGCGCGACCCGACCTATACGCAGATCATTGAAAGCAGCCGCGATGCCAAGCGCAACAGCGTCGCCGACGGTATCGTTGCGGCAGCCCGCGAGATTGCAGAAACAACCGACATCAAGGCAATTTGCTGCTTTACCCAAAGTGGCACCACCGCCTTGTTGACTGCCCGCGAACGGCCCCGTGTTCCGATCATCGCGCTGACCCCGTTGGTGGGCACCGCGCGGCGTCTGGCGCTGAGCTGGGGATGCAATTGCGTGATCACCGATGCGATGGATCGCTTCAAGATGGCCGTTGTCGGCGCAGCCAAGGCGGCGCGGTCCGAAGGATTTGCCGACGAGAACGACCAGATCGTCGTGACAGCCGGTGTGCCATTCAATGTGCCGGGCACTACGAACATCTTGCGGGTCGCCCCTTGTGATGAACGTTTGATTTTTAGCACAGATCCGGAATAGCGTTGGTTCACAATGGGTGAACTGTCAAAATATCTGGATTCTGATCTTGCTTTGGTTCTGGGCGTCGTTATCGGCTTGCTGTCGATCCCGTCAATCTTGTCGGCGATGACAGATGGCCGCGCGCCCCGTGCCTCGGCGGTGACGATCCTCATTGCGGGGCTGTTGATTATCTTTGCGATCCAGACCCATCCGGGCGGCTACAGCATCGGCGACGTGCCCAACGCCTTTGTGGTGGTGGTCGCGCGTTTCATGCCGTGACCACCCCGGTGCCTGCAGGCGACAATTAGCGCTTGCCTCACGGGGCGATGCCTCCTATATGCACCTCTCGTTCTGCGCGTCCGGCCGAAAGCGGCATGCCGAGTCGCGCGTCTACCGAACTCAAGAAGGAGACGGAAATGCCCAAGATGAAGACCAAGTCGAGCGCCAAAAAGCGCTTTAAGGTGAGTGCCACAGGCAAAGTCATCGGTGCCCAGGCTGGCAAACAGCACGGCATGATCAAGCGGACCAACAAATTCATTCGCAACGCACGCGGTACGACAGCTTTGTCGGCACCCGATGCCAAGATCATCAAGGGCTTTATGCCCTACGACCGATAAGAAGGAGCCTGAACTATGTCACGCACCAAAGGCGGAACAGTCACCCACGCACGTCACCGTAAAATCGTTAAAGCCGCAAAAGGCTATTACGGACGTCGCAAAGCGGTATTCAAAGTTGCAACACAGGCCGTCGACAAGGCCAACCAATACGCAACCCGCGACCGCAAGAACCGCAAGCGGAACTTCCGCGCGCTGTGGATCCAACGCATCAACGCTGGCGTTCGCGCCCATGACGAATCGCTGACATACAGCCGTTTCATCAATGGCCTGAACCTGGCTGGCATTGAAGTTGACCGTAAGGTTCTGGCCGATCTGGCTGTGAACGAACCGGCGGCCTTCGCAGCCATCGTCGACCAAGCCAAAGGCGCGCTGCCCGCGTAACCTTTGACGGTTGAGTGTATTCAGAGGCCCTGCCATCCGGCGGGGCCTTTTTCGTTTGTGCAGGGGCCGCGTCAGGCACCGGAGCTGCCCAGCCCGCGCACCGTTTCCAGCCATTTGTTTGTATGTCCGGCCTTTGCTTTGCTGACGCCCGCGAAATAGCTGACGCGTGTGGGGGTGATGCCCACAAACTTCAGGATTTGCCCGCGCAACTGCCAGATCATCGCGCTGCGATAGGCCAGCGACAGGAACCAGCGCGGTGTATCCGAGGTGATGATCAGTCGTGCGCTGCGCCCTTTCAGCATCGGTCGGGGCATCCCCGACGCCAAAGGGTTGCGGGTGTCAAAGCTGCGTCCGGGTAAAAACGAGCGGTCGAACATTCCCTTGAGTTTCGCAGGCAAGCCACCCCACCACATCGGGCTGGTGATAACCACATGCTGGGCCCAGTCGATGTGGTCCAGCAGCGTTTCAAGGTCAGGTTCAAGCGGTTTGTGATAATCGTAGCCGTTGAAACCATAGTCTGGGTCAAAATCCATATCCCGAAGGTGCGTCAGCCGCACATCGTGCCCTGCTGCCCGCGCAGCTGCAGCGTAGGTTTCGGCCAGTGCGCGGTTCAAAGAGCTTTCAGAGGGGTGGCCATTCAGGACGAAAATACGTTTCTGCATGGGTTCAGCTTTCACAAATTGACTATGGTCAAAATTGGTAGGATCATAAATGACCATGGTCAATATCAAATTTGACCATGGTCAGCGTTCATGTCAGACAGGGGTGATGAAACCAGCTGTTCAACAACGCACATTGAAAACACGTGCGCGCCTTTTGGGGGCGGCAGAAGAGGTCGTACAGGCGCACGGCTTTGAAGCGTTGCGCGTCGATCAGGTAGTGTCGCTGGCGGGGGTGGCCAAGGGCACATTCTTTGCTCACTTCACCGACAAGGACGCATTGATGTCGCAGTTGATCGGTGCGCGGATCAACGCGGCGCTGGACCGGATCGAGGCACAGCCAACCCCCGTAGATGTGGACGAGATTGTGCAGACACTTGTGCCGCTGATGGCGCTGATGACGCATGAACGCTATGTGTTCGATGTGATCCTGCGCCATTCTGGCGCGGCACTGGTCGAGGATGTCGGACCAATTGCGGAAACCTTCGGGCGGTTCCTGACGGTGATCGAGGGCTGGCTGGCCGGTGCGCCGGTTCGTCAGGATGTGCCCGTCGCGGTGCTGGCCGAGGGCGTGCAGGCGTTTTTCATTCAGGCAATCGCTCTGCATTTCTGCGCGCTGCACAGCGACGTCGTCATGGACGCACGGTTGACCCCGTGGCTGCGCGCATGGCTTGTCCCGCAGGGCACCTAACCTTGCCTCTCTTGTAATCAGCCGCGTTTCTGCTAGCAGGTCTGCGACATATGACAGGACGGTTGACGATGGATGATCTCAAGCAAAAATACCTTGGCCAGATTGCCAATGCCGCCGATGAATCCGCGCTGGAAGACATCCGCGTCACAGCCGTCGGCAAAAAAGGCGAAGTCGCGCTGAAAATGCGCGAACTGGGCAAGATGACCCCCGAGGAACGGCAAGTGGCCGGACCTGCGCTGAACGCGCTGAAGGACGAGATCAACAGCGCGCTGGCCGCCAAGAAGGCCGCATTGGGCGACGCAGCACTGGACGAACGGTTGCGCTCCGAGTGGCTGGATGTATCGCTGCCGGGGCGTGGGCGCCGCGTTGGCACGATCCACCCGATTAGTCAGGTCACCGAAGAAGTCACCGCCATTTTTGGCGAGATGGGCTTTGCCTCCGCCGAAGGGCCGCGGATCGACACCGATTGGTATAATTTCGACGCGCTGAACATCCCCGGTCACCACCCTGCACGCGCCGAGATGGACACGTTCTACATGCACCGCGCGACAGGTGACGACCGCGCGCCCAACGTGCTGCGCACCCACACCAGCCCCGTGCAGATCCGCACGATGGAGGCCGAAGGCGCGCCGCTGCGCATCATCTGCCCCGGTGGCGTGTACCGTGCCGACTATGACCAGACACACACGCCGATGTTCCACCAGATCGAGGGCCTGGCCATCGACAAGGACATTTCGATGGCGAACCTGAAATGGGTGCTGGAAGAGTTCTTTGCCGCCTTCTTTGAGGTCGACAACATCAAGACCCGCTTCCGCGCGTCGCACTTCCCCTTCACCGAGCCATCGGCCGAGGTGGACATTCAGTGTTCGTGGGAAAACGGCACCGTGAAAGTCGGCGAAGGCGACGACTGGCTCGAAGTGTTGGGCAGTGGCATGGTCCACCCCAAGGTTTTGCAGGCGGGCGGGATCGACCCGAACGAATGGCAGGGCTTTGCATTCGGCATGGGAATCGACCGGATCGCGATGCTGAAATACGGCATCCCCGATTTGCGCGCGTTCTTTGATTCAGATTTGCGCTGGTTGCGTCACTACGGCTTTGCGTCGCTGGATGTGCCGACGCTTCATGGTGGGTTGAGCCGCTAGGTATTCGTCACTGGGGCAGCGCATTGCCCGAACCGCAAACAGCTATGAGGTTTAGCGGTCAGGCACGGGCCGTTCTGGCAGAACGCAACTGTTGCACCCAAGCACATTTCTTGTCATTGCAGGGCGGCATATTCCGCAGGGGAAAACGACCATGAAATTCACGCTGTCCTGGCTCAAGTCGCATCTCGACACCACCGCCACACTGGACGAGATCACATATGCGCTGACCGACCTCGGGCTTGAGGTTGAAGGCGTCGAAGATCGCGGGGCGGCGCTGGCGGCGTTTACCATCGGTTACGTCGAAAGTGCCGAGAAACACCCCGATGCAGACCGTTTGCAAGTGTGTCAGGTGCAGACCGACGAAGGCGTCAAACAGATCATCTGCGGTGCACCCAATGCGCGGCAGGGCATCACCGTGGTCGTGGCCAAGCCGGGCGTTTACGTGCCGGGCATCGACACCACCATCGGCGTGGGTAAGATCCGTGGCATCGAAAGCTATGGCATGATGGCGTCCGAGCGCGAGATGGAGCTGTCGGAAGAGCATGACGGCATCATCGAACTGGTGTCGGGCGAGGTCGGCCAAAGCTTCACCGATTGGCTGGCGCAGAATGACCCCGCCAAGGTCGATCCGGTGATCGAGATTGCAATTACCCCCAACCGCCCCGATGCGCTGGGCGTGCGCGGCATTGCCCGCGATCTGGCGGCACGCGGTCTGGGCACGCTGAAGCCCAGCACCGTCGAGTTGGTCGAGGCCAGCTTTGACAGCGACATCAAGGTGACGATCGACCAAGACACGTTGGACGGCTGCCCGCTGTTCAGTGGCCGTCTGATCAAAGGCGTGAAAAACGGCCCCAGCCCCGCGTGGCTTCAGGACCGCCTGCGCGCCATCGGCCTGCGCCCGATCAGTTTCCTCGTCGATGTGACCAACTTCTTCACATACGATCTGAACCGCCCCTTGCACGTCTTCGACGCGGACAAAGTGGCCGGAAACCTGCGTGTGCACCGCGCCGCGGGCGGCGAGGTCATCGCCGCGCTGGATGACAAGGAATACACACTGCAAGCGGGCCAGATGGTCATTTCCGACGACAACGGCGTCGAAAGCATCGCGGGCATCATGGGCGGTGCCGCTTCGGGCTGTACCGACGAGACGGTCAACGTCTTCGTCGAAAGCGCCTATTGGGACCCGGTGCAGATCGCCTATGCGGGCCGTGCGCTCAAGATCAACTCGGATGCGCGCTACCGGTTCGAGCGGGGCGTCGACCCTGCGTTTACCCCCGAAGGGCTGGAACATGCGGTGCGCATGATCGTGGACCACGCAGGCGGCGAAGCCTCCGCGCCGGTCTATGCCGGGGCCGTGCCCGATACCGCACGCGCCTACAAGCTGGACGCGGCGCGGGTGCAATCTCTGGTTGGCATGGAAATCCACGAAAGCCAGCAGCGCCAGACGCTGACGGCGCTTGGTTTCCGGCTGGAGGGCGACATGGCCCATGTGCCCAGCTGGCGTCCCGATGTGCAGGGCGAGGCCGATCTGGTGGAAGAGGTCGCGCGCATCGCGTCGCTGACCAAGCTGGAGGGCAAACCGCTGCCGCGCCTGACACCCGGCGTGCCGCGTCCGGTGATGACGCCAAGCCAGCGCCGCGAGCAGATCGCGCGGCGCACCACGGCGGCGTTGGGCTATAACGAACTGGTTACCTACAGCTTCATTGATCAGGCCAGTGCGGCCCTGTTCGGCGGCGGTGACGACTTGACGCGGCTGGAAAACCCGATTTCATCCGACATGAGCCACATGCGCCCCGCGCTGCTGCCGGGGCTGCTGGCTGCCGCCGCCCGCAATCAGGCGCGCGGTTTTGCCGATCTGGCGTTCTTCGAGGTCGGCCCCGCCTTTCATGGCGGCGAGCCGGGCGAGCAGCACTTGCTGGTCAGCGGCCTATTGGTCGGGCGCACCGGCCCCAAGGACGTGCATGGCGCGTCGCGTCCCGTGGATGTCTATGACGTCAAAGCCGACGCCGAGGCAGTTCTGGCCGCAATGGGCGCGCCCGCCAAGGTGCAGATCATGCGCGGTGCTGCGGACTGGTGGCACCCCGGACGTCATGGCAAGATCTGCCTTGGTCCGAAAAAGGTGCTGGGCGTTTTTGGCGAGGTGCATCCGCGCGTTCTGGCCGCGATGGACGTCAAGGGGCCAGCAATGGCCTTTACCCTATGGCCCGAAGAAGTGCCCCTGCCGCGCAAGACCGGTGCAAGTAAGGGGGCGCTGGCCATCAGTGACCTGCAGGCAGTTGAACGTGACTTTGCCTTTGTCGTCGACGCGGATGTCGAAGCACTGACACTGGTGAACGCAGCTCAAGGCGCCGATAAAGTGTTGATCGAAGACGTGCGCGTGTTCGACGAGTTTATTGGTGGCACACTGGGCGAGGGCAAGAAATCTCTGGCCATCACTGTGCGCCTGCAACCCACTGACAAGACACTGAAAGAGTCAGACATCGAAGCGGTTAGCGCCAAGGTCGTCGAGAAAGTGAGCAAGGCCACAGGTGGCACGCTGCGCGGTTGATCCGCGCGGCTCTGACAGGAGAATTGCGATGACGTTGAAAGTATATCTGTCCGGTGAAATCCACACCGACTGGCGCGATCAGATCATCAACGGGGCTGAAGGTCTGGACGTGTCGTTTGACAGCGCCGTCACAGATCACGCCGCCAGCGATGATTGCGGCGTGGAAATCCTCGGTGCCGAGCCAGACAAGTTCTGGCACGACCGCAAGGGTGCGCTGGTCAACGCCATTCGTACCCGCAAAGGCATTGCGGATGCCGACGTGGTCGTGGTGCGCTTTGGCGACCAGTACAAGCAGTGGAACGCCGCCTTTGACGCGGGGCAGGCGGCAGCCTTGGGCAAATCGCTGATCGTGCTGCACGGCCCCGATCACGCCCACGCGCTGAAAGAGGTCGATGCCGCGGCGCTGGCTGTGGCGCAAGAGCCGCAACAGGTTGTAGATATCCTGCGTTATGTTCTGACCGGAACTTTGCCGCGCTGATCTCCCACCACTGTTTGCAGTTTCAGCCAACACCCTGCGCAGGCCGTAGAAAATGCCTGCCAGATTGCAAAAGCTGTGCTAATCCACAAATGTCGGCGTGAAAATATGCAAATGCGCGCCACCGTTTACGAGGGATTAGTCATGCTGAACGAATTCAAAGATTTCATCGCCAAGGGTAATGTCATGGACATGGCCGTCGGCATTATTGTGGGTGCTGCGTTTACAGCCATTGTCAGCTCGATGGTGGGGGACTTGATCAACCCGCTTATCGGTCTGTTCACCGGCGGTGTTGATTTCACCAACAATTATGCGGTTCTGGCCGGCGAAGTTCCCGCCGGCGCGTCGCTTGAAGCCGCACGCGAGGCTGGCGCCTCGGTTTTTGCCTATGGTGCGTTCCTGATGGCGGTCGTCAACTTCCTGATCATCGCCTTTGTGGTGTTCATGCTGGTCAGGATGGTCAACCGCATCAAGGCCGCAGCGGTCAAGCCTGACGAGGTTGCCCCCGAGGTCAAAACAGGCCCGTCGCAACTGGACGTTCTTCTGGAAATCCGCGACCAACTTGCCAAGCGCTAATACGCGCCACAGCCGATCGAACAAGGCCCGCCCGGACTGCTCCGCGCGGGCCTTGTTGCTTCATCTTGCCGGATAAACTCCGGGGAAGGCGCGTATGCGCCGAGGGGCAGAGCCCCGCGCGCCGCTTACATCTTCAGCGCATCTTCGGGTGCTGTCACGTCCAGACCCAATGCGTCACCCACGGCCGCATAGGTCAGTTTGCCCGCGTGTACGTTCAGCCCCGCCAGCAGGTGCGGGTCTTCGGCACAGGCCTTTTTCCAACCCTTGTCCGCAAGTGCCAGCATGAACGGCATCGTCGCATTGCTCAGCGCAATCGTCGATGTTCGCGCTACAGCGCCGGGCATGTTGGCTACGCAATAGTGCATGATCCCGTCCACATCATAGATGGGATTCTGATGCGTGGTGGCCTTCGAGGTCTCGAAGCAACCGCCTTGGTCAATTGCCACGTCTACCAGCGCGGCGCCAGGTTTCAGTTCAGACAGTTGCGCTTTCGAGATCAGCTTGGGCGCTGCGGCACCGGGCACCAGTACAGCGCCGATGATCATATCGGCAGCACGCGCCAGTTCTATGGTGTTGCCTGCGCTGGCATAGCTGGTCTTGAACACGCCACCAAAGACGTCATCGAGATACCGCATCCGTGGCAGCGACCGGTCCAGCACGGTCACATCCGC encodes:
- a CDS encoding D-amino-acid transaminase, with translation MHMRTVYVNGDYLSEDEAKVSIFDRGFLMADGVYEVTSVLDGKLIDFDGHAVRLQRSLDELDMKNPISKEDLLEVHRELVRVNEINEGMIYLQITRGAPSDRDFAFPDPETVPCTVVLFTQNKPGLAANPVAQKGIKVISIEDIRWGRRDIKTVQLLYPSMGKMMAKAAGVDDAWMVKEGYVTEGTSNNAYIVKGGKIITRPKTNDILHGITRAAVLRFAEEAQMTVEERNFTIEEAQDADEAFITSASAFVMPVVEIDGAQIGDGKPGSVAPRLREIYLEESRKVAI
- a CDS encoding glutathione S-transferase family protein translates to MIFYDCSTAPSPRRARMFLAEKGLTPETHDISIAKDEQLGDAFRKVNPRATLPVLITNAGTTLTENLAIAMYLEDMHPEPPLIGTTPDERAEILQWNAICESQGATAVAEVLRNTNPHLKDRAIPGPANFKQIPQLAERGRVRVTLFKEMLEQRLDNSAYLAGDMFTFADISAFVFSDFARVIKMGVTEDTPNMLRWYEAIKARPSALI
- a CDS encoding OsmC family protein; this encodes MTETNQYHVGNRADAQPQTTQYTPSPFKKGHPPEPLYFEVNLVAEATGRQKKTGTVQVNIPGFSPLQLYCDEQTPVGDDTAPPPLAYFCAGIGFCLMTHLTDIYTARNIQITSLRLEQRVRFKTNLGTMRDMGHTTEGETEMVETHVLIDSPEPRERIQELLDEAEGACMAHFALRNPIPWSTRLVHNGVETINREG
- a CDS encoding DUF1244 domain-containing protein gives rise to the protein MDEQTRIELEAAAFRRLQQHLMQNRTDVQNIDMMNLAGFCRNCLSRWYQEAANERGIDMTKDEGREAFYGMTMDDWKANFQSDASSAQQADFKQAFARNVTDKS
- the pyk gene encoding pyruvate kinase, whose amino-acid sequence is MRRNRNVKIVATLGPASDNYEMIRALHEAGADVFRLNMSHGSHDEIAVKHKIIRQVEEDLGSTIGILADLQGPKLRVGVFSGDSEMLEEGASFRLDLDKAEGNAARVCLPHPEIFAALKPGASLLVNDGKIRLRVEDCGDDFANCTVIAGGVISNRKGVNVPDVELPLAALSEKDRADLEFVCDLGVDWLALSFVQRAGDVEEARALAKGRAAILSKIEKPSAVERFNEILAVSDGIMVARGDLGVELPVQNVPPIQKRLVRKCRSAAKPVIVATQMLESMIESPMPTRAEVSDVATAIYEGADAVMLSAESAAGSYPVEAVRTMDNVATEVERDPTYTQIIESSRDAKRNSVADGIVAAAREIAETTDIKAICCFTQSGTTALLTARERPRVPIIALTPLVGTARRLALSWGCNCVITDAMDRFKMAVVGAAKAARSEGFADENDQIVVTAGVPFNVPGTTNILRVAPCDERLIFSTDPE
- the rpmI gene encoding 50S ribosomal protein L35 gives rise to the protein MPKMKTKSSAKKRFKVSATGKVIGAQAGKQHGMIKRTNKFIRNARGTTALSAPDAKIIKGFMPYDR
- the rplT gene encoding 50S ribosomal protein L20, translated to MSRTKGGTVTHARHRKIVKAAKGYYGRRKAVFKVATQAVDKANQYATRDRKNRKRNFRALWIQRINAGVRAHDESLTYSRFINGLNLAGIEVDRKVLADLAVNEPAAFAAIVDQAKGALPA
- a CDS encoding NAD(P)H-dependent oxidoreductase — translated: MQKRIFVLNGHPSESSLNRALAETYAAAARAAGHDVRLTHLRDMDFDPDYGFNGYDYHKPLEPDLETLLDHIDWAQHVVITSPMWWGGLPAKLKGMFDRSFLPGRSFDTRNPLASGMPRPMLKGRSARLIITSDTPRWFLSLAYRSAMIWQLRGQILKFVGITPTRVSYFAGVSKAKAGHTNKWLETVRGLGSSGA
- a CDS encoding TetR/AcrR family transcriptional regulator codes for the protein MKPAVQQRTLKTRARLLGAAEEVVQAHGFEALRVDQVVSLAGVAKGTFFAHFTDKDALMSQLIGARINAALDRIEAQPTPVDVDEIVQTLVPLMALMTHERYVFDVILRHSGAALVEDVGPIAETFGRFLTVIEGWLAGAPVRQDVPVAVLAEGVQAFFIQAIALHFCALHSDVVMDARLTPWLRAWLVPQGT
- the pheS gene encoding phenylalanine--tRNA ligase subunit alpha, with amino-acid sequence MDDLKQKYLGQIANAADESALEDIRVTAVGKKGEVALKMRELGKMTPEERQVAGPALNALKDEINSALAAKKAALGDAALDERLRSEWLDVSLPGRGRRVGTIHPISQVTEEVTAIFGEMGFASAEGPRIDTDWYNFDALNIPGHHPARAEMDTFYMHRATGDDRAPNVLRTHTSPVQIRTMEAEGAPLRIICPGGVYRADYDQTHTPMFHQIEGLAIDKDISMANLKWVLEEFFAAFFEVDNIKTRFRASHFPFTEPSAEVDIQCSWENGTVKVGEGDDWLEVLGSGMVHPKVLQAGGIDPNEWQGFAFGMGIDRIAMLKYGIPDLRAFFDSDLRWLRHYGFASLDVPTLHGGLSR
- the pheT gene encoding phenylalanine--tRNA ligase subunit beta yields the protein MKFTLSWLKSHLDTTATLDEITYALTDLGLEVEGVEDRGAALAAFTIGYVESAEKHPDADRLQVCQVQTDEGVKQIICGAPNARQGITVVVAKPGVYVPGIDTTIGVGKIRGIESYGMMASEREMELSEEHDGIIELVSGEVGQSFTDWLAQNDPAKVDPVIEIAITPNRPDALGVRGIARDLAARGLGTLKPSTVELVEASFDSDIKVTIDQDTLDGCPLFSGRLIKGVKNGPSPAWLQDRLRAIGLRPISFLVDVTNFFTYDLNRPLHVFDADKVAGNLRVHRAAGGEVIAALDDKEYTLQAGQMVISDDNGVESIAGIMGGAASGCTDETVNVFVESAYWDPVQIAYAGRALKINSDARYRFERGVDPAFTPEGLEHAVRMIVDHAGGEASAPVYAGAVPDTARAYKLDAARVQSLVGMEIHESQQRQTLTALGFRLEGDMAHVPSWRPDVQGEADLVEEVARIASLTKLEGKPLPRLTPGVPRPVMTPSQRREQIARRTTAALGYNELVTYSFIDQASAALFGGGDDLTRLENPISSDMSHMRPALLPGLLAAAARNQARGFADLAFFEVGPAFHGGEPGEQHLLVSGLLVGRTGPKDVHGASRPVDVYDVKADAEAVLAAMGAPAKVQIMRGAADWWHPGRHGKICLGPKKVLGVFGEVHPRVLAAMDVKGPAMAFTLWPEEVPLPRKTGASKGALAISDLQAVERDFAFVVDADVEALTLVNAAQGADKVLIEDVRVFDEFIGGTLGEGKKSLAITVRLQPTDKTLKESDIEAVSAKVVEKVSKATGGTLRG
- a CDS encoding YtoQ family protein, with translation MTLKVYLSGEIHTDWRDQIINGAEGLDVSFDSAVTDHAASDDCGVEILGAEPDKFWHDRKGALVNAIRTRKGIADADVVVVRFGDQYKQWNAAFDAGQAAALGKSLIVLHGPDHAHALKEVDAAALAVAQEPQQVVDILRYVLTGTLPR
- the mscL gene encoding large conductance mechanosensitive channel protein MscL, which codes for MLNEFKDFIAKGNVMDMAVGIIVGAAFTAIVSSMVGDLINPLIGLFTGGVDFTNNYAVLAGEVPAGASLEAAREAGASVFAYGAFLMAVVNFLIIAFVVFMLVRMVNRIKAAAVKPDEVAPEVKTGPSQLDVLLEIRDQLAKR